DNA sequence from the Paenibacillus azoreducens genome:
TAATATCTCCCCTGAAAATAACTTTTGATTGTCGGCAGTAAGATATGGATGGTCGGGTGATAGACATCTTCGTCTTTTTGGATATCCAACATCCGAAAATAACCAAGCGTTGCTTGTTTAACCCGTTTATACTTAAATAATCGGTTAAAGCCGATTAACATCCGGTCAAGTTCTTCATTAATATGTGCGTCGGCAACTTCTCTTAGCCCTAAATCAACCGTAAGCCAGTTAACCTGCTTAACCCGATTTACTTCCGATATTAAACGATGATTAAAAAATGCAAGCTGTAGCGACCGTCTCCACGAACCAAGCATCTTTAATCCTCGCCTCCATTTCTAAAAGAGAATAGCTGATAATCAGCTATTCTCCGAGTTTCACGAGGTTGTAATTCTTTTTGCCTTTACGAACGATGATAAAGCGGCCGTCGAAGGAGTTCTCGGTTGTTACGACCATATCCAGATCGGTTACCTTGTCTCCATTTAATGCAATGGCTCCATTGGTGATATCCTCACGCGCTTGACGCTTGGATGGTTCGATTCCCAAATCAACCAGCCAGTCCACGATGTTTTTGGATTCCTTGGAAGCTTGGAATGTAGGCATTTCTTTGAAGCCTTGTTCGATTTCGTCAGCTGTCAGCGCCTTGATATCGCCGCTAAACAACGCTTCGGTAATCTTCTTGGCTTGGGCCAGCGCTTCTTCGCCATGTACGAATTTCGTCATTTCTTCAGCAAGGACCCGCTGCGCTTCACGTTTATGAGGTTCGGTCTGGACCTTCACTTCGAGTGCGTCGATTTCTTCTTTCGTCAAGAACGTGAAGAATTTCAGGTATTTGATGACATCCCGGTCATCCTGGTTTGCCCAGAACTGGAAGAATTCGAAAGGAGTCGTCTTTTTCGGATCGAGCCAGATGGCGCCGCCTGCCGTTTTACCGAATTTGGTACCGTCAGCTTTCAGCATCAAAGGAATCGTCAAACCAAAGGCTTTCGCTTCTGAACCTTCTTTTTTACGAATCAAGTCCAGACCGGCTGTAATGTTGCCCCATTGATCGGCGCCGCCAATTTGCAATTGAACGTCTTCATGTTTGA
Encoded proteins:
- the tyrS gene encoding tyrosine--tRNA ligase encodes the protein MNIIDELEWRGAINQQTDAEGLRKLTSEKSISLYCGVDPTGDSMHIGHLIPFMMLKRFQMAGHRPVILIGGATGTIGDPSGRTSERTLQTMDQVQKNVDALTAQMKKLFLNEGDTGLRMVNNYDWTKDLTILDFLRDFGKNFSVNTMLAKDIVASRLDSGISFTEFSYQILQSIDFLHLFKHEDVQLQIGGADQWGNITAGLDLIRKKEGSEAKAFGLTIPLMLKADGTKFGKTAGGAIWLDPKKTTPFEFFQFWANQDDRDVIKYLKFFTFLTKEEIDALEVKVQTEPHKREAQRVLAEEMTKFVHGEEALAQAKKITEALFSGDIKALTADEIEQGFKEMPTFQASKESKNIVDWLVDLGIEPSKRQAREDITNGAIALNGDKVTDLDMVVTTENSFDGRFIIVRKGKKNYNLVKLGE